A region of the Nocardia asteroides genome:
ATCCGGGCGCGGCTCGGCCCGATCTGCGCCGAACTGTCGATTCCCGACACACCGGAGCTGGTCAGCACCCATGAGGTGTGGCACTTGGCGACGCCGATCACCGGCCGCCTGAGCGACGCCACGATCACCGCACTCGAGTTGGCGCTGCTGCTGCACCCGACGCCCGCGGTCTGCGGCACCCCCACCGATCTGGCTCTGGACACAATCACGCAGATCGAGGAAGACCGCGGGTTCTACGGCGGCGCTGTCGGCTGGTGCGACGCGGACGGCGACGGCGCCTGGGTGGTCGCGATCCGCTGTGCGGAACTCTCGGCCGACGGCCGTACCGTGCGGGCGCACGCGGGCGGCGGCATCGTCGCGGCCTCCGACCCGCAGGCGGAACTCGACGAGACGACCGCGAAACTGCGCACCCTCCTCGACGCGCTGCACTGCGCTCTGCCCTCGCGCTGAAGCGCCCGATCGGGACCGTCCGGCAGCAGCGTGCCGAGCTGCTCGGTGCGCTCCAGGCGGCGGTCCGCCGGACAAGCCGCCGGAGATTCGGCGGCCTGAACGCATACAAATACCGGACGCCCTGCTAGGTTGACCGGGAACGTGCCTGCATCGACGTATTGGAGTGCCGCGATGAAGTTTGCTGTCCCTGGTGTTGCGAGTGCCGTCGCGGGCGCCGTGCTGGGCGTTATCGGTGTCTTCCTGATCACCATGGCGATCCAGCAGAACACGCGACCGGACATCGACCGCAGCGGCGACAAGGACTCCTCGCTGCTGAACAACGTTGAGTACGGCAGCCGCTGACCCGCTGACCTCCGCTTCACCCGCCGACTCGCTCGGATCGCCCGTGGCGCCGGGGCAGCACAGCACCGCGCCGCTGGGCAGACGTTGGTTCGCCGCGACCGTCGTCGCGGCGTTCCTGCTGACCTTCGCGCAGGCGCCCGGCCTCACGGTCGCCGACACGAAATACGACCTGGCGCAGAATCCGCTCGGCTTTCTCGCACGCGCGAGCCATCTGTGGAGTAGCCAGGCGCCGATGGGCCAGGTGCAGAACCAGGCCTACGGATACTTCTTCCCGCACGGTGCGTTCTTCTCGCTCGGCCATGTGCTGAACGTGCCCGCCTGGGTGACGCAGCGGATCTGGTGGGCGCTGCTGCTGCTCGCTGGATTCTGGGGGATCGTCCGCCTCTGCGAAACGCTGGGCATCGGGACGCGCGGGTCGCGCGTCGTCGCCGCGCTCGCCTTCGCGATGTCGCCACGGGTACTGACCACCATCGGGTCGATCTCCTCGGAGACGCTGCCGATGATGCTGGCGCCGTGGGTGCTGCTGGCGCCCGCCGCGCTCGGCGTCGCCCGGCGCGACCGGCGGCGGGGCGGAGCCGCCTCGCCCGCCGGAAGCGCGCTGGCGCTGGCCTTGATGGGCTCGGTCAACGCGGTCGCGACGGTGGCCGCCTTCCTGCCCGCTCTGCTGTGGTGGGCGTCCTACCGGCCGAACCGGCGGTGGTGGCGTTTCACCGCGGCGTGGATCCCGTTGCTGGTGCTGGCCACGTTCTGGTGGGTGGTGCCGCTGCTGCTGCTCGGCAAGGTGAGCCCCCCGTTCCTGGACTACATCGAGTCCTCGGGCGTGACCACACAGTGGGCGTCGCTGGGCGAAGTGCTGCGCGGCACCGACAGTTGGACGCCGTTCGTCTCGCCGGAGCGTATCGCGGGCGCGGTGCTGGTGACCCAGCCTGCGGCGGTGCTGGCGACCGGGTTGGTCGCGGCGGCGGGCATGGCGGGCCTGGCTCTGCGGTCCATGCCGTATCGCGGCAGGCTCGTGCTGATCCTGTGTGTCGGGCTGGTCGGTATCTGCGCCGGATTCGTCGGTGAGCTGGGTGGACCGTTCGCGGAGTCGGTGCGCGTCTTCCTGGACTCCGGCGGCGCCCCGCTGCGCAACGTGCACAAGCTGGAGCCGCTGATCCGTATCCCGCTCGTGCTCGGGCTGGCTCAGCTGCTCGCCCGGGTTCCGCTGCCCGCCTCCGCGCCGCTGCCGGTCTGGCGCGGCGCGTTCGCGCACCCGGAACGGGACCGCGCGGTCGCGGTCGCGGCACTGATCCTCACCGCGCTCGCCCTGTCCACCTCACTGGCCTGGACCGGCAGACTCGCGCCGCGCGGCGCCTACGACCACGTGCCCGCGTACTGGCAGCAGACCGCCGACTGGCTGGCGGACAACGCCGTCGACACCCGCGCTCTGGTGGTGCCCGGCGCTCCCTTCGGCAGCCAGGTCTGGGGACTCACCCGCGACGAACCGCTGCAAGCGCTGGCCGAAACCCCCTGGGCGGTCCGCGACGCGGTGCCGCTGAACCCGCCCGGCACCATTCGCGCGATGGATTCGGTGCAGCGGCTCATCGCCGACGGCAGGCCCTCGGCGGGGCTCGCCGCGACACTGACGGCCCAGGGCATCGGCGTCGTCGTCCTGCGTAACGACCTCGACCCGGAGACTTCCCGCTCGACCCGGCCGATACTCGCCCACCAGGCGCTCGACGGCTCGCCCGGCCTGCGCAAGGTGGCCGAGTTCGGCGATCCGATCGAATCCGTGGTGATCGCCGACGACCTGGTGGCCGACGGCGACCTGCGCCCGCCGTACCCGGCCATCGAGATCTACCGGGTGGACGCGCCGGGACCGGGCACGCCCGCCGAGGTACGAGGCGGAACCGGCGCACCGGAGGCGTTCCCCGGCGCGTACACCGTTCCGCTGGGGGACGTTCCGGTCGTCCAGGGTGGACCGGAAGTGCTCGAGCGAATGCATCGTGACCCGGGCGCCAACCGGACCCCCACCTTGCTCGCCGCCGACGCGGCCGAGGCCGGGTTGCCGATCGGCCCGGTGACCGTCACGGACACGCCGATGGATCGCGAAGCCGATTTCGGCCGGGTGGACAATCACAACTCGGCGCTGCGCGCCCCCGACGACGCGCGCCGCACGCACAACCTGGTGCCCGATTATCCGGTGCCCGGCGCGGAACTGGTGCGCGGTGAATGGTCCGGCGCCACGATCACCGCGTCGAGTTCGGCCGCGGACGCCACCCAGCTCGGCGGAGCGGCGCCGGGCAGTTCGACCGCGGCCGTCGTCGACGGCGACCCGGCCACCGCGTGGATCAGCAACGGCATCGAACGCGCCCTCGGCCAGTGGCTCCGGCTCGATCTCGATCGCCCCATCCGAGCCGGGCAGCTCAGCATGACGACCAGTTCGGCCGCCATCGGCGACCCGATCAAGTGGATCGAAGTGCGCACCGCGAACGGCACCGTCTCGGTCCGGGTCTCCGAACCCGGTGTGCCGGTCTCGGTTTCACTGCCCGCGGGCCGCACCGAGTGGCTGACCATCACCGCCATTCGAACCGAAGGCGGCTCCGGCGGCGGGCAATTCGGCCTCAGCGAACTCGCGCTGGACGACTATTCGCAGCGCGACGCGCCCGTGCGGGTAGACATCCGGCACCGGACCGTGGTGCCGTCGGGTCCAGCCGACGCTCGCGTGCGGGCGTGGGATCTCGGCCAGGAATTCCCCGGCCGCAGCGCGTGTTTCGACGCGCCCGACCGGGTGCGTTGCAGCAAAGGTCTGGCCCTGGCGCCGGAGGAGCCCGGCACGTTCCAGCGCACGCTGACCGTTCCGGAGCCGATGGCGGTCTTCCCGGAACTGACCGTCCGCACCAGGCAGGGTCCGGCCCTGGAGGCGCTGCTCACCGACCGCGCCCGCCCGGTGGCCAGGGGCAAAGCCGACGTGGGCGATTTGCGCGGCGCCGCCTTCGCCGCGACCGACGGCGATCCGCGTACCAGCTGGACCGCACCGGAGGACTCGGTCCGCGAACTGACCGGCGGCAGGCCGACCCTCACGATCGAGCTGCCCGAGCCCGCGCTGGTGACCGGCCTGGAACTGACCCCATCGCTCGGCGGCCTGCCCGCGGCGCCCACCTCGGTGACGGTGAATCTCGGTGACGGTCCGCAAGTGCGCGAGCTGGACGACGGCGATCCGGGCGCGCCGACGCGAATCTCCCTGCACCCCACCGTGACCGATCGCATCGAGCTCAGCATGCGGACCTGGCGGCCGGTACTGGACAAGACCGCGCTCGGCTTCGTGCAGACCCAGCCGTCCGGCCTGGCGGAGGTGACGGTCCTGGGGCCGGACTACCCCACGGCCGCGCCACTGGACCGCGAGATCACCGTCCCGTGTGCGCTGGGCCCGACGATCGACGCCGGCGGGCGCACTTTGCGCACCACGGTCACCGCCACCGTCGGCGAATTGCGTTCCGGCGCACCGGTTCCCGCCCGGGTGTGCACCGACGACGCGGCCGAGCCGGAGTCCGGGGCACCGGGCGAGCTCGCGCTGCCGCAGGGCCGGGCCGACGTGGCGGTCGGGCCGACGGACCTGTTCTTCGTGGATCGGCTGCGCTTGAACCGCTCCGGGACGGAAACCTCCGCTCCGCCGGTGTCCGACGCCCGAACCCGCCTGCTCGTGCTGCCGCTGAGCACCAACGTCGGATGGCGCGCGACCAGCGCGGACGGGCGCGCGCTCGAACCGGTGGTGGTCGACGGCTGGCGGCAGGCCTGGCTGCTGCCTGCCGATGCCACCGGCCCGGTGACGGTCGCTTTCCCGGTCGATCGCTGGTATCGCCTCGGCATCTTCGGCGGCCTGCTGCTGCTCCTGCCGCTCGCTGTCCTGGCCGTCCCCCGTCGCGGCCGCGGATCGACCCGCACCGATGCGGTCGAATCCGAGCAGGTCCGCGCCGACACGCACTCCCCTGCCCCCGACGCGCGCGGCGAAGTGCCGGATACCTGGGGCCGCCGCTGGCTGGGCGCGGTGGGACTCGCCGGTGCGACCACCGTGATCGCCGGTCCGGTGGGCGCGGGCGTCACAGTGATCGCCTTGGCCGCGCATCGTTGGACGTCGTATCTCCCCGCCCGGGCCCTCGTCGT
Encoded here:
- a CDS encoding DUF2613 domain-containing protein; translation: MKFAVPGVASAVAGAVLGVIGVFLITMAIQQNTRPDIDRSGDKDSSLLNNVEYGSR
- a CDS encoding alpha-(1->3)-arabinofuranosyltransferase, coding for MSTAAADPLTSASPADSLGSPVAPGQHSTAPLGRRWFAATVVAAFLLTFAQAPGLTVADTKYDLAQNPLGFLARASHLWSSQAPMGQVQNQAYGYFFPHGAFFSLGHVLNVPAWVTQRIWWALLLLAGFWGIVRLCETLGIGTRGSRVVAALAFAMSPRVLTTIGSISSETLPMMLAPWVLLAPAALGVARRDRRRGGAASPAGSALALALMGSVNAVATVAAFLPALLWWASYRPNRRWWRFTAAWIPLLVLATFWWVVPLLLLGKVSPPFLDYIESSGVTTQWASLGEVLRGTDSWTPFVSPERIAGAVLVTQPAAVLATGLVAAAGMAGLALRSMPYRGRLVLILCVGLVGICAGFVGELGGPFAESVRVFLDSGGAPLRNVHKLEPLIRIPLVLGLAQLLARVPLPASAPLPVWRGAFAHPERDRAVAVAALILTALALSTSLAWTGRLAPRGAYDHVPAYWQQTADWLADNAVDTRALVVPGAPFGSQVWGLTRDEPLQALAETPWAVRDAVPLNPPGTIRAMDSVQRLIADGRPSAGLAATLTAQGIGVVVLRNDLDPETSRSTRPILAHQALDGSPGLRKVAEFGDPIESVVIADDLVADGDLRPPYPAIEIYRVDAPGPGTPAEVRGGTGAPEAFPGAYTVPLGDVPVVQGGPEVLERMHRDPGANRTPTLLAADAAEAGLPIGPVTVTDTPMDREADFGRVDNHNSALRAPDDARRTHNLVPDYPVPGAELVRGEWSGATITASSSAADATQLGGAAPGSSTAAVVDGDPATAWISNGIERALGQWLRLDLDRPIRAGQLSMTTSSAAIGDPIKWIEVRTANGTVSVRVSEPGVPVSVSLPAGRTEWLTITAIRTEGGSGGGQFGLSELALDDYSQRDAPVRVDIRHRTVVPSGPADARVRAWDLGQEFPGRSACFDAPDRVRCSKGLALAPEEPGTFQRTLTVPEPMAVFPELTVRTRQGPALEALLTDRARPVARGKADVGDLRGAAFAATDGDPRTSWTAPEDSVRELTGGRPTLTIELPEPALVTGLELTPSLGGLPAAPTSVTVNLGDGPQVRELDDGDPGAPTRISLHPTVTDRIELSMRTWRPVLDKTALGFVQTQPSGLAEVTVLGPDYPTAAPLDREITVPCALGPTIDAGGRTLRTTVTATVGELRSGAPVPARVCTDDAAEPESGAPGELALPQGRADVAVGPTDLFFVDRLRLNRSGTETSAPPVSDARTRLLVLPLSTNVGWRATSADGRALEPVVVDGWRQAWLLPADATGPVTVAFPVDRWYRLGIFGGLLLLLPLAVLAVPRRGRGSTRTDAVESEQVRADTHSPAPDARGEVPDTWGRRWLGAVGLAGATTVIAGPVGAGVTVIALAAHRWTSYLPARALVVVAGVGTMLSAAVLSTGPWRSSEGYMGGSLLVQLPALVAIVAVGVAALPRPKRAERAGGGRSEDAEPSAPPR